The following proteins are encoded in a genomic region of Burkholderia gladioli:
- a CDS encoding flavodoxin family protein yields the protein MKPTSPPESPSSPGEQPVEVRRGQVESMLSRKAFRERYRARFHDPAFHGEDAAIARLEAIAWDAYSNGRKSPLTHAAGPGFVDPGYALSDEWRAARERIEQAQARQADPASPSRVLVVNASSRNDYTCPGEMSKSFRLSGILRETLENRGCEVDLLDLSRLASDPDLHIHPCKGCVSSAMPLCHWPCSCYPNHSLGQVNDWMNEIYARFAACHGVIFVTPVYWYQVSSPLKLMIDRLVCADGGNPDPTSTHGKQVDEAKQLELAGWDYPKHLAGRAYGVIVHGDVAGIEPSRRALSDWLDWTGLVESGAKSRLDRYIGYYEPYATSHAALDRDEALRQETANVAEAVAVNVARLRQGHAPPDAELPTPRAK from the coding sequence ATGAAGCCGACATCCCCACCCGAATCCCCTTCCTCCCCCGGCGAGCAGCCTGTCGAGGTCCGTCGCGGCCAGGTCGAGTCGATGCTCTCGCGCAAGGCGTTTCGCGAACGCTATCGCGCGCGCTTCCACGATCCGGCCTTTCACGGCGAGGATGCCGCCATCGCGCGGCTCGAGGCGATCGCCTGGGACGCCTATTCGAACGGGCGCAAGTCGCCGCTCACGCACGCGGCCGGCCCCGGTTTCGTCGATCCCGGCTACGCGCTGTCGGACGAATGGCGCGCCGCGCGCGAGCGGATCGAGCAGGCGCAGGCGCGGCAAGCCGATCCGGCCTCGCCCTCGCGCGTGCTGGTGGTCAACGCGTCCTCGCGCAACGACTACACCTGCCCGGGCGAGATGTCGAAGAGCTTCCGGCTCAGCGGCATCCTGCGCGAAACGCTGGAAAACCGCGGCTGCGAGGTCGACCTGCTCGACCTGTCGCGGCTCGCCTCCGATCCCGACCTGCACATCCATCCCTGCAAGGGCTGCGTGTCCAGCGCGATGCCGCTGTGCCACTGGCCCTGCAGTTGTTATCCGAACCACTCGCTGGGCCAGGTGAACGACTGGATGAACGAGATCTACGCGCGCTTCGCGGCCTGCCACGGCGTGATCTTCGTCACGCCGGTGTACTGGTACCAGGTCAGCAGCCCGCTGAAGCTGATGATCGACCGGCTGGTCTGCGCCGACGGCGGCAATCCCGATCCGACCTCGACGCACGGCAAGCAGGTCGACGAGGCCAAGCAGCTCGAGCTGGCCGGCTGGGATTATCCGAAGCACCTGGCCGGGCGCGCCTATGGCGTGATCGTGCACGGCGACGTGGCCGGCATCGAACCCTCGCGGCGCGCGCTGAGCGACTGGCTGGACTGGACCGGCCTGGTCGAATCGGGCGCGAAATCGCGCCTGGATCGCTACATCGGTTATTACGAGCCCTATGCCACCAGCCACGCTGCGCTCGATCGCGACGAGGCGCTGCGGCAGGAAACCGCGAACGTCGCCGAGGCGGTGGCGGTCAACGTGGCGCGGCTGCGCCAGGGTCATGCGCCGCCCGACGCCGAATTGCCGACGCCGCGTGCCAAGTAG
- a CDS encoding 3-oxoacyl-ACP synthase — translation MSPPLSFACRRDTFRIGIDAAAYELPGARVEIEAWAAEHGYPAERAAAIARAGSRYFHVASDTSETELAIAAVQRLLDTSRSSAKQIGAIVHVHTQPFSVPPAPRSLPHEVAAHCGIAPLWMGSIAPLASASIATGIEAVRALMRRHAQLDAALVVSSDRAYGEDTRMRQDRGVQCDGAAAMLLVRNSTRNRLGGIALSTSAPAYRDADAAGYETGFDGAPEAGFESSFDSRLDSRLDSRLDSRLDSRFDSRFESAFESRLGERHRAGFAPHARAPSWPVTREVIDAAVAMEPHPLADYALLLPPNVDLPGWDALCREMRLPRERLFAANIHARGHACCSDFPINLADAGLDALALGQHVIGVMQSSRGAHAALTLHPASRHDD, via the coding sequence ATGAGCCCACCGCTGTCCTTCGCCTGCCGCCGCGACACGTTCCGGATCGGCATCGACGCCGCCGCCTACGAGCTGCCCGGCGCGCGTGTCGAGATCGAGGCCTGGGCCGCCGAGCACGGCTACCCGGCCGAGCGCGCCGCCGCCATCGCGCGCGCCGGCAGCCGCTATTTCCACGTCGCGTCCGATACCAGCGAGACCGAGCTGGCGATCGCGGCGGTGCAGCGCCTGCTCGACACGTCGCGCAGCAGTGCGAAGCAGATCGGCGCGATCGTGCACGTGCATACCCAGCCGTTCAGCGTGCCGCCCGCGCCGCGCAGCCTGCCCCACGAGGTGGCCGCGCACTGCGGGATCGCGCCGCTGTGGATGGGCTCGATCGCGCCGCTCGCCAGCGCGTCGATCGCCACCGGCATCGAGGCGGTGCGCGCGCTGATGCGGCGCCACGCGCAGCTCGACGCGGCCCTGGTCGTGTCCTCGGATCGCGCCTACGGCGAGGACACGCGCATGCGGCAGGATCGCGGCGTGCAATGCGACGGCGCGGCGGCGATGCTGCTGGTGCGCAACAGCACCCGCAACCGGCTCGGCGGCATCGCGCTCTCCACCTCGGCGCCCGCCTACCGCGACGCGGACGCGGCCGGCTACGAGACCGGCTTCGACGGCGCGCCGGAAGCGGGCTTCGAATCCAGCTTCGATTCACGGCTCGATTCACGGCTCGATTCACGGCTCGATTCACGGCTCGATTCACGCTTCGATTCGCGCTTCGAATCGGCCTTTGAATCCCGCCTCGGCGAGCGCCACCGCGCCGGCTTCGCCCCCCACGCGCGCGCGCCGAGCTGGCCGGTCACGCGCGAGGTGATCGACGCGGCCGTCGCGATGGAGCCGCACCCGCTCGCCGACTACGCCCTGCTGCTGCCGCCCAACGTGGACCTGCCCGGCTGGGATGCGCTGTGCCGCGAGATGCGGCTGCCGCGCGAGCGCCTGTTCGCGGCCAACATCCACGCGCGCGGCCACGCCTGCTGCTCCGACTTCCCGATCAATCTCGCCGATGCCGGGCTCGACGCGCTCGCGCTGGGCCAGCACGTGATCGGCGTGATGCAGTCCAGCCGCGGCGCGCACGCGGCCCTCACCCTCCACCCCGCGAGCCGCCATGACGATTGA
- a CDS encoding acyl-CoA ligase (AMP-forming), exosortase A system-associated, whose amino-acid sequence MNALISLADILEDSARRWPHHPAFADSKREASYARLAQAVAHGAAALLAAGAAPGERIAILGPKQFETVVAILAANAIGALFVPINPQLKETQIEHIVADSGASLLLAGAERLKRMPALAARMASRTLPMEAFAEAIHAGGAIVDSPTTSAARRLVDDDPAALLYTSGSTGKPKGVVVSQRNLVSGAFSVAAYQGLEAHDVILGVLPLSFDAGLSQLTTALVSGACYAPLDFLRPSEVPKYCEARGVTSITAVPPLWMQLASVEWSEAARQRIRRFANTGGHLATPLLNRLEALYPRAAPYLMYGLTEAFRSTYLPPAEARQRPSSIGKAVPNAEILVLRADGSECGVDEPGELVHRGAFVTLGYWNQPELTAQRFRPLPSRHGEIPRHGVGVWSGDIVRRDAQGYLYFVARADDMIKTSGYRVSPTEVEDVLFALPHVREAAAFGVPHPALGEAIAVSIVTTLDAEQCREDIARACRAALPTYMAPLIVDMQPALPRNPNGKIDRAALKALHRHKFTGAARPETHA is encoded by the coding sequence ATGAACGCCCTGATCAGCCTTGCCGACATCCTCGAGGACAGCGCGCGCCGCTGGCCGCATCACCCGGCCTTTGCCGACAGCAAGCGCGAGGCGAGCTACGCCCGGCTCGCGCAGGCCGTCGCGCACGGCGCCGCCGCCCTGCTCGCGGCCGGCGCCGCGCCCGGCGAGCGGATCGCCATCCTCGGCCCCAAGCAGTTCGAGACGGTGGTGGCGATCCTGGCCGCCAACGCGATCGGCGCGCTGTTCGTGCCGATCAATCCGCAGTTGAAGGAAACGCAGATCGAACACATCGTCGCCGACAGCGGCGCCAGCCTGTTGCTGGCCGGCGCGGAGCGGCTCAAGCGCATGCCGGCGCTGGCCGCGCGAATGGCCTCGCGAACGCTGCCGATGGAGGCCTTCGCCGAGGCGATCCATGCCGGCGGGGCCATCGTCGACTCGCCGACGACGAGCGCCGCGCGCCGGCTGGTCGACGACGACCCCGCCGCCCTGCTCTACACCTCCGGCTCCACCGGCAAGCCCAAGGGCGTGGTGGTCTCGCAGCGCAATCTCGTGTCGGGCGCCTTCAGCGTGGCCGCCTACCAGGGCCTGGAAGCGCACGACGTGATCCTCGGCGTGCTGCCGCTGAGCTTCGACGCGGGCCTCAGCCAGCTCACCACCGCCCTGGTCTCGGGCGCCTGCTACGCGCCGCTCGACTTCCTGCGCCCCTCGGAAGTGCCGAAATACTGCGAGGCGCGCGGCGTCACCTCGATCACCGCGGTGCCGCCGCTGTGGATGCAGCTGGCCTCGGTCGAATGGAGCGAGGCCGCGCGCCAGCGCATCCGCCGCTTCGCCAATACCGGCGGCCACCTGGCCACGCCGCTGCTGAACCGGCTGGAGGCGCTCTACCCGCGGGCCGCGCCCTACCTGATGTACGGGCTGACCGAGGCGTTCCGCTCGACCTACCTGCCGCCGGCCGAGGCGCGGCAGCGCCCGAGTTCGATCGGCAAGGCGGTGCCCAATGCCGAGATCCTGGTGCTGCGCGCCGACGGCAGCGAATGCGGCGTCGACGAGCCCGGCGAGCTGGTGCATCGCGGCGCCTTCGTCACGCTCGGCTACTGGAACCAGCCGGAGCTGACCGCGCAGCGGTTCCGGCCGCTGCCCAGCCGCCACGGCGAGATCCCGCGCCACGGCGTGGGCGTGTGGTCGGGCGACATCGTGCGCCGCGACGCGCAGGGCTACCTCTACTTCGTGGCGCGCGCCGACGACATGATCAAGACCTCCGGCTACCGCGTCAGCCCCACCGAGGTGGAGGACGTGCTGTTCGCGCTGCCGCACGTGCGCGAGGCGGCCGCCTTCGGCGTGCCGCACCCGGCGCTGGGCGAGGCGATCGCGGTATCGATCGTCACCACCCTGGATGCCGAGCAGTGCCGCGAGGACATCGCCCGCGCCTGCCGCGCCGCGCTGCCCACCTACATGGCGCCGCTGATCGTCGACATGCAGCCGGCCCTGCCGCGCAACCCGAACGGCAAGATCGACCGCGCCGCGCTCAAGGCGCTACACCGCCACAAGTTCACCGGCGCGGCGCGCCCGGAGACCCACGCATGA
- a CDS encoding pyridoxal-dependent decarboxylase, with the protein MTIDRSMPRDADHAWLAGLRTPCYVYDPQVALARYRALKARLGTRLVVSLKANPDPALLARCASGFEDGVELASRGELALVETRTELPRYLNNPSMDEDFMRAGLAARCRIVLDNLDAARRFVPLALESAAHGRPPEAILLRLNAGALAGEQARPHWHDHFGMTPNEAAAAVRALAAAGFAAAGLHVFAGPHSFARQDASPADLRILPEALAALARDLAPLNGAPLTLLGLGGGFAETPAPEAMFDGYRAALAPLAAAHTLTHEAGRAIFADAGWFVTRVVAVKHWADRSIAVCDGGLSHSFLLAQTELVMRRLASPILVRRTPAGVARAVPTLFVGSTCSRADVIGRDERRDAPPPQAGDLAVFPRCGAYHRTYSMTHFLSHQPAHVEIRPTGTDPE; encoded by the coding sequence ATGACGATTGACCGATCGATGCCGCGCGATGCCGACCATGCCTGGCTCGCCGGGCTGCGCACGCCCTGCTACGTGTACGACCCGCAAGTGGCGCTCGCGCGCTACCGCGCGCTGAAGGCGCGGCTCGGCACGCGCCTGGTGGTGTCGCTCAAGGCCAATCCCGATCCCGCCCTGCTGGCGCGCTGCGCGAGCGGCTTCGAGGACGGCGTGGAGCTGGCCAGCCGCGGCGAGCTGGCCCTGGTCGAGACGCGCACCGAGCTGCCGCGCTACCTGAACAATCCCTCGATGGACGAGGACTTCATGCGCGCGGGCCTGGCCGCGCGCTGCCGCATCGTGCTCGACAACCTCGACGCGGCAAGGCGCTTCGTGCCACTGGCGCTCGAATCAGCCGCGCACGGCAGGCCGCCCGAGGCGATCCTGCTGCGCCTGAACGCCGGCGCGCTGGCCGGCGAGCAGGCACGCCCACACTGGCACGACCACTTCGGGATGACGCCGAACGAGGCTGCCGCGGCGGTGCGCGCGCTCGCCGCCGCCGGTTTCGCCGCCGCCGGCCTGCACGTGTTCGCCGGTCCTCACAGCTTCGCGCGCCAGGACGCGAGCCCCGCCGACCTGCGCATCCTGCCCGAGGCGCTGGCCGCGCTGGCGCGCGACCTCGCGCCCCTCAACGGCGCGCCGCTCACCCTGCTGGGGCTGGGCGGCGGTTTCGCCGAAACCCCGGCGCCCGAGGCGATGTTCGACGGCTATCGCGCCGCGCTGGCGCCGCTGGCCGCCGCGCACACGCTGACCCACGAGGCCGGCCGCGCGATCTTCGCCGACGCGGGCTGGTTCGTCACGCGCGTGGTGGCGGTCAAGCACTGGGCCGACCGCAGCATCGCGGTCTGCGATGGCGGCCTGTCGCACAGCTTCCTGCTGGCGCAGACCGAGCTGGTGATGCGCCGCCTGGCCAGCCCGATCCTGGTGCGCCGCACGCCGGCCGGCGTCGCGCGCGCGGTGCCCACGCTGTTCGTCGGCAGCACCTGCAGCCGCGCCGACGTGATCGGCCGCGACGAACGGCGCGACGCGCCGCCGCCGCAAGCCGGCGACCTCGCCGTGTTCCCGCGCTGCGGCGCCTATCACCGCACCTACTCGATGACGCACTTCCTGTCGCACCAGCCCGCCCACGTTGAGATCCGGCCGACCGGCACGGATCCGGAATGA
- a CDS encoding class I SAM-dependent methyltransferase encodes MLLKNLRPANDYDRFATETLEPWDLMFIGRIRQLARGMTPGVIADIGTATGVVPVRLGSDPAMAGWRFVGVDLDPAMLEEGMPRIRELGLEPVIEMRVGDALDLPFEDGSLTMAVGRATLHHLPDKALSLTEMYRVLEPGGIALVHDMRRDAPQHLLDRFTEMRAAANYPPTHVEEKVTLAEARELVDSAGLTPYATLFSPAGGLGALGFEILLKKPALA; translated from the coding sequence ATGCTGCTCAAGAACCTGAGACCGGCGAACGACTACGATCGCTTCGCCACCGAAACGCTCGAACCCTGGGACCTGATGTTCATCGGCCGGATCCGCCAGTTGGCGCGCGGCATGACGCCGGGCGTGATCGCCGACATCGGCACCGCCACCGGCGTGGTGCCGGTGCGGCTCGGCTCCGATCCGGCGATGGCCGGCTGGCGCTTCGTCGGCGTCGACCTGGACCCGGCGATGCTGGAGGAAGGCATGCCGCGAATCCGCGAGCTCGGCCTGGAACCGGTGATCGAGATGCGGGTGGGCGACGCGCTCGACCTGCCCTTCGAGGACGGCTCGCTGACCATGGCGGTCGGCCGTGCCACCCTGCACCACCTGCCGGACAAGGCGCTGAGCCTGACCGAGATGTACCGCGTGCTGGAGCCGGGCGGCATCGCCCTGGTGCACGACATGCGCCGCGACGCGCCCCAGCATCTGCTCGACCGCTTCACCGAGATGCGCGCCGCCGCCAACTACCCGCCGACCCACGTCGAGGAGAAGGTCACGCTGGCCGAGGCGCGCGAGCTGGTGGACAGCGCGGGCCTCACGCCCTACGCGACCCTCTTCAGCCCGGCCGGCGGCCTGGGCGCGCTCGGTTTCGAGATCCTGCTGAAGAAGCCGGCGCTGGCCTGA
- a CDS encoding ferritin — MLYPELYRSLEAVRWDMEKDIAWDRFDAALLTDEQARTIKMNAITEWSALPATEMFLRDNQHDSDFSAFMSVWFFEEQKHSLVLIEYLRRFRPELMPTEAELHAVRFVFDPAPPLETLMLHFCGEIRLNHWYRRAAEWHTEPVIKQIYDIISRDEARHGGAYLRYMKKALVDCGDVARSAFAKIGVLMASARRTEKPLHPTNLHVNQSLFPRDTVQSRLPDPDWLEHWLDEQIRFDGEWEKKVVDRILHNLSILFERSFSTAQELNRYRKEVTGRAVALP; from the coding sequence ATGCTGTATCCGGAGCTGTATCGATCGCTCGAAGCCGTCCGCTGGGACATGGAGAAGGACATCGCGTGGGACCGCTTCGACGCCGCGCTGCTGACCGACGAGCAGGCGCGGACGATCAAGATGAACGCGATCACCGAATGGTCGGCGCTGCCGGCCACCGAGATGTTCCTGCGCGACAACCAGCACGACAGCGATTTCTCCGCCTTCATGAGCGTGTGGTTCTTCGAGGAGCAGAAGCACTCGCTGGTGCTGATCGAGTACCTGCGGCGCTTCCGGCCCGAGCTGATGCCGACCGAGGCCGAGCTGCACGCGGTGCGCTTCGTCTTCGACCCGGCGCCGCCGCTGGAGACGCTGATGCTGCACTTCTGCGGCGAGATCCGCCTGAACCATTGGTATCGCCGCGCGGCCGAGTGGCATACCGAGCCGGTGATCAAGCAGATCTACGACATCATCTCGCGCGACGAGGCGCGTCACGGCGGCGCCTACCTGCGCTACATGAAGAAGGCGCTGGTCGATTGCGGCGACGTCGCGCGCTCGGCCTTCGCCAAGATCGGCGTGCTGATGGCCTCGGCGCGCCGCACCGAGAAGCCGCTGCACCCCACCAACCTGCACGTGAACCAGTCGCTGTTCCCGCGCGACACGGTGCAGTCGCGCCTGCCCGATCCCGACTGGCTGGAGCACTGGCTCGACGAGCAGATCCGCTTCGACGGCGAGTGGGAGAAGAAGGTGGTCGACCGGATCCTGCACAACCTGTCGATCCTGTTCGAGCGCAGCTTCTCCACCGCGCAGGAGCTGAATCGCTATCGCAAGGAAGTGACCGGGCGTGCGGTGGCGCTGCCCTGA
- a CDS encoding acyl-CoA dehydrogenase has translation MSAYKLSLRELRFFLWELFETEQRFLGEGPYAGLDRAALDALLERARDFALDLGRSYQQSDVEGCELLADGRVRIPADFHGLWARFRDEWSSTLFGTERGLPPILTQVLYEMFMGANPSFMTYGGFSRPAIKLLQSSGTPAQKALIEPLRTSRWDACFCATEPRAGTDLTAVGLRAEPLDQDVYTLRGEKVFISAGMHELTENTLYFVLGRVESSAPDSFSLSCFVVPRFWPDEASGELRPNHVECIGLPRKMGLKGCANTHLVFGRGGATRGWLLGARRNVGLLQLIPLMNQARMSTGMFGVGVASNAYLHAVDYARQRRQGRPIEQASNTSAERVAIIEHADVQRMLIDMKSRLDGCRGLLGKLAATATQALVLEAAPDADPALIERRRKLQQMLTPICKAFISDQAWRICESAIQVHGGLGYTDASPVEQCARDVKVLSIWEGTNYIQAQDLVRDKLGYGRQSRLIQYYRDELEIFLAQRGRADTPAELRPCFDALRAGAERIATALDHISRDVRDGLTHRSSQFYTRFLEMFGIVTSAWVLLESACIAARRLALPEVAGDAAEAAFYRGKLKSARYYFANVLPLVDQHAALIATMGEAAIEISGDELAQVE, from the coding sequence ATGAGCGCATACAAGCTGAGCCTGCGCGAACTGCGCTTTTTCCTGTGGGAGCTGTTCGAGACCGAGCAGCGCTTCCTCGGCGAGGGCCCCTACGCGGGCCTCGATCGCGCCGCGCTCGACGCGCTGCTCGAGCGCGCGCGCGACTTCGCCCTGGACCTGGGCCGCAGCTACCAGCAATCGGATGTCGAGGGCTGCGAGCTGCTGGCCGACGGCCGGGTGCGCATCCCCGCCGACTTCCACGGCCTGTGGGCGCGCTTTCGCGACGAGTGGTCGAGCACCCTGTTCGGCACCGAGCGCGGCCTGCCGCCGATCCTGACCCAGGTGCTCTACGAGATGTTCATGGGGGCCAACCCGTCCTTCATGACCTACGGCGGCTTCTCGCGGCCGGCCATCAAGCTGCTGCAGTCGAGCGGCACACCGGCCCAGAAGGCCCTGATCGAGCCGCTCAGGACCTCGCGCTGGGACGCCTGCTTCTGCGCCACCGAGCCGCGCGCCGGTACCGACCTGACCGCCGTCGGGCTGCGCGCCGAACCGCTCGATCAGGACGTCTACACGCTGCGCGGCGAGAAGGTCTTCATCTCGGCCGGCATGCACGAGCTGACCGAGAACACGCTGTACTTCGTGCTGGGCCGCGTCGAATCCTCGGCACCGGATTCCTTCTCCCTGTCCTGCTTCGTGGTGCCGCGCTTCTGGCCCGACGAGGCCAGCGGCGAGCTGCGTCCGAACCACGTGGAATGCATCGGCCTGCCGCGCAAGATGGGGCTCAAGGGCTGCGCCAACACGCACCTGGTGTTCGGCCGCGGCGGGGCCACTCGCGGCTGGCTGCTGGGCGCTCGCCGCAACGTCGGCCTGCTGCAGCTGATCCCGCTGATGAACCAGGCGCGCATGAGCACCGGCATGTTCGGCGTGGGCGTGGCCTCCAACGCCTACCTGCACGCGGTCGACTACGCGCGCCAGCGCCGGCAGGGCCGCCCCATCGAGCAGGCCTCGAACACCAGCGCCGAGCGCGTGGCGATCATCGAGCATGCCGACGTGCAGCGCATGCTGATCGACATGAAGAGCCGCCTGGACGGCTGCCGCGGCCTGCTCGGCAAGCTGGCCGCCACCGCCACCCAGGCGCTGGTCCTGGAGGCCGCGCCCGATGCCGACCCGGCCCTGATCGAGCGCCGCCGCAAGCTGCAGCAGATGCTCACGCCGATCTGCAAGGCCTTCATCTCGGACCAGGCCTGGCGCATCTGCGAGAGCGCGATCCAGGTGCACGGCGGGCTCGGCTACACCGACGCGAGCCCGGTCGAGCAATGCGCGCGCGACGTCAAGGTGCTGTCGATCTGGGAGGGCACCAACTACATCCAGGCCCAGGACCTGGTGCGCGACAAGCTCGGCTACGGCCGCCAGTCGCGCCTGATCCAGTATTACCGCGACGAACTGGAGATCTTCCTCGCGCAGCGCGGCCGCGCCGACACGCCGGCCGAGCTGCGGCCCTGCTTCGACGCGCTGCGCGCCGGCGCCGAGCGCATCGCCACGGCACTCGACCACATCTCCCGCGACGTGCGCGACGGGCTCACGCATCGCAGCAGCCAGTTCTACACGCGCTTCCTGGAGATGTTCGGCATCGTCACCTCGGCCTGGGTGCTGCTGGAATCGGCCTGCATCGCCGCGCGCCGGCTGGCGCTGCCCGAGGTGGCCGGGGACGCCGCCGAGGCCGCGTTCTATCGCGGCAAGCTCAAGAGCGCGCGCTACTACTTCGCCAACGTGCTGCCCCTGGTCGACCAGCATGCCGCGCTGATCGCGACCATGGGCGAGGCGGCCATCGAGATCAGCGGCGACGAACTTGCACAGGTGGAATGA
- a CDS encoding TauD/TfdA family dioxygenase, with protein sequence MNAPAPLIPDAAALLGADAVRCAPLVEGRLLPLCVTPLAPELASSTEAFTAWYATRRAAVDTLLDAHGAVLWRGFALPDTAAFGRFGALYPAHRQGYTAGAAPRQQIAGQVYESTRMPPPFKIGLHQEMAYMPVFPRLVAFYCRQPAEAGGETPICDMRRVTERLPAPLRERFAERGVMYLRNFAAPGESAADKEVRASSPFGEYHRAWDDAFGTTGRAEVERLCAERDLGWRWLDDGSVTVSHVGPAMRVHPRTGQAVWFNQASAQHPNPRSMNAYSFRYLQRVYGGRAAFPYEIRYGDGEAMPFEDLIAVYDALDREELSFPWQRGDLLLVDNMLVAHGRNPYRGHRDTQVMLFD encoded by the coding sequence ATGAACGCCCCAGCCCCCCTCATCCCTGACGCGGCGGCCCTGCTCGGCGCGGATGCCGTGCGATGCGCGCCGCTGGTCGAAGGCAGGCTGCTGCCACTGTGCGTGACGCCGCTCGCCCCCGAGCTGGCCAGCTCGACCGAGGCCTTCACGGCCTGGTACGCGACCCGGCGCGCGGCCGTCGACACCCTGCTCGACGCGCACGGCGCGGTGCTCTGGCGCGGCTTCGCGCTGCCCGACACGGCCGCCTTCGGCCGCTTCGGCGCGCTCTACCCGGCCCACCGCCAGGGCTACACGGCCGGCGCCGCGCCGCGCCAGCAGATCGCCGGCCAGGTCTACGAATCGACGCGCATGCCGCCGCCGTTCAAGATCGGCCTGCACCAGGAGATGGCCTACATGCCGGTCTTCCCGCGCCTGGTGGCCTTCTACTGCCGGCAACCGGCCGAGGCCGGCGGCGAGACGCCGATCTGCGACATGCGGCGCGTCACCGAGCGGCTGCCCGCGCCGCTGCGCGAGCGCTTCGCCGAGCGCGGCGTGATGTACCTGCGCAACTTCGCGGCCCCGGGTGAATCGGCGGCGGACAAGGAGGTGCGCGCCAGCTCGCCGTTCGGCGAATACCACCGCGCCTGGGACGACGCCTTCGGCACCACCGGGCGCGCCGAGGTCGAGCGGCTGTGCGCCGAGCGCGATCTCGGCTGGCGCTGGCTGGACGACGGCAGCGTGACGGTCTCGCATGTCGGCCCGGCGATGCGCGTGCATCCGCGCACCGGCCAGGCGGTCTGGTTCAACCAGGCCAGCGCCCAGCATCCCAACCCGCGCTCGATGAACGCCTACAGCTTCCGCTACCTGCAGCGCGTCTATGGCGGCCGCGCCGCGTTTCCCTACGAGATCCGCTACGGCGACGGCGAGGCGATGCCCTTCGAGGATCTGATCGCCGTGTACGACGCGCTGGACCGGGAGGAACTGTCGTTCCCGTGGCAGCGCGGGGACCTGCTGCTGGTCGACAACATGCTGGTCGCGCATGGGCGCAATCCGTATCGCGGACATCGCGACACGCAGGTGATGCTGTTCGATTGA
- a CDS encoding citrate/2-methylcitrate synthase: METNPSSTAEPVEIAGRAERTAPAGRNMTGRAEAADQTARATSPPAAAAAGKPDGPPRDLFGRPVTRHRGTDIDGATLAPDEALRVRGMDLNALIGATSFEGALAHLWFDVEPGAAGHAGHELALRARLAELSGALLPGSAAQTVAAEMGAAGVAPVFAAAAGLLRGLDDAWARVATPSPFDADLEAMLGSAAAAPFLLRAAIEGSPFAAGARADDVVAFDAGSTHARRMLALTGARRHDARAEQTMDALLVAWHAGFGYITPTVLAPRVAIGTGITLSQAVAAGFMASGPSHVGAALEAMQWLTALADTVSAPRSPAALEAAARAAIDAALEARQTLYGFGHPLFTADPRPPHLRRLLGEFGLDGGPFLSLFDASCEHAAARRGLRPNIDFLTATALLELGVEAPSWGVGVGLGARIAAMCAHAVERRQRPAFGVNSATARRLLAAVPAGWL, encoded by the coding sequence ATGGAGACGAACCCCAGCAGCACGGCCGAGCCGGTCGAGATCGCCGGGCGTGCCGAACGCACGGCGCCGGCCGGGCGGAACATGACCGGCCGGGCCGAAGCGGCGGACCAGACGGCCCGGGCCACCTCGCCGCCGGCGGCAGCGGCCGCCGGCAAGCCCGACGGCCCGCCACGCGACCTGTTCGGCCGCCCGGTGACGCGCCATCGCGGCACCGACATCGACGGCGCGACGCTGGCCCCCGACGAGGCGTTGCGCGTGCGCGGCATGGACCTCAACGCGCTGATCGGCGCCACCAGCTTCGAGGGCGCGCTGGCCCACCTGTGGTTCGACGTCGAGCCCGGCGCGGCCGGCCACGCCGGGCACGAACTCGCGCTGCGCGCGCGTCTGGCCGAGCTGTCGGGCGCGCTGCTGCCGGGCTCGGCCGCGCAGACGGTGGCCGCCGAGATGGGCGCGGCCGGCGTGGCGCCGGTGTTCGCGGCGGCTGCCGGCCTGCTGCGCGGCCTCGACGACGCCTGGGCGCGCGTGGCCACGCCCTCGCCGTTCGACGCCGACCTGGAGGCCATGCTCGGCAGCGCGGCCGCCGCGCCCTTCCTGCTGCGCGCGGCGATCGAGGGCAGCCCCTTCGCGGCCGGCGCGCGCGCCGACGACGTGGTGGCCTTCGACGCCGGCTCGACCCACGCGCGCCGCATGCTGGCGCTGACCGGCGCGCGCCGCCACGACGCGCGCGCCGAGCAGACCATGGACGCGCTGCTGGTGGCCTGGCATGCCGGCTTCGGCTATATCACGCCGACCGTGCTGGCGCCGCGCGTGGCGATCGGCACCGGCATCACGCTGAGCCAGGCGGTGGCGGCCGGCTTCATGGCCAGCGGCCCCTCGCACGTCGGCGCCGCGCTGGAGGCGATGCAATGGCTCACGGCGCTGGCCGACACGGTGAGCGCGCCGCGCTCGCCCGCCGCGCTGGAGGCCGCCGCGCGCGCCGCGATCGACGCCGCCCTCGAGGCGCGCCAAACCCTTTACGGCTTTGGCCATCCGCTGTTCACGGCCGATCCGCGCCCGCCGCACCTGCGCCGGCTGCTGGGCGAATTCGGCCTGGACGGCGGCCCCTTCCTGAGCCTGTTCGACGCCAGTTGCGAGCACGCCGCCGCGCGCCGCGGGCTGCGTCCGAACATCGATTTCCTGACCGCGACCGCCCTGCTCGAACTCGGCGTCGAGGCGCCCTCGTGGGGCGTCGGCGTGGGGCTCGGCGCGCGCATCGCGGCGATGTGCGCGCACGCGGTCGAGCGCCGGCAGCGGCCGGCCTTCGGCGTCAACAGCGCCACCGCGCGACGGCTGCTGGCCGCCGTGCCGGCGGGCTGGCTGTAA